A genomic window from Elaeis guineensis isolate ETL-2024a chromosome 3, EG11, whole genome shotgun sequence includes:
- the LOC105041361 gene encoding uncharacterized protein, with the protein MADPESKVLFVKKRHRSRDSARDKAWLRRKSLRHGRLRGAPVGRSVVDDDVDELRGCMDLGFGFAFDSGDDGTTIVARLARTFPALDLYYAVHKQYHVSVVGSGSGSDSSFDGSPPDSPVSIISPGASPERVKKRLRQWARVVACSVRQRS; encoded by the exons ATGGCTGACCCCGAATCCAAGGTCCTGTTCGTCAAGAAGAGACACCGGTCACGAGACTCGGCGCGTGACAAGGCCTGGCTTCGCAGGAAGAGCCTCCGGCATGGCCGCTTGAGGGGAGCTCCGGTTGGCCGGAGCGTCGTGGACGACGACGTCGACGAGCTTCGCGGGTGCATGGATCTCGGATTCGGGTTTGCCTTCGACTCCGGCGACGATGGCACCACTATCGTCGCCAGGCTCGCTCGGACCTTCCCTGCCCTCGATCTCTATTATGCGGTTCACAAGCAGTATCACGTTTCAGTTGTCGGATCCGGGTCAGGGTCTGACTCCTCATTTGATGGGTCCCCACCCGATTCCCCTGTCTCCATAATCTCCCCGG GTGCAAGCCCGGAACGGGTGAAGAAAAGGTTGAGGCAATGGGCccgagtggttgcatgctcagtGCGTCAGCGTTCGTGA
- the LOC140856302 gene encoding serine/threonine-protein phosphatase 7 long form homolog, with translation MAYDPRYPGPRDSSILTLQEHHRSQTILDGGESRHLRLRRSDADFWRTEDIPDRVLDYLRYLGFYGVYRIGRIQMDVGLITAMLERWRPETHTFHLPFGEATISLQDVSILTGLPVDGDPVTGLDPTLTIPEWQALCLRLLGFEPDAHFFDHSRLRIECLDDRYRHFHIADDAPEEMVQQYVRGQVLRLLGGVLLPDTSSNKMKLMFLPLLEDLDFARRLSWGSAVLACLYRAMCRGSYADQSEIGGYLVLLQIWVWERMPTISPLRRQLLEMPSEQQDPDVPFRLDGPLGYRWNVAFNVHHVSTRVARVYRCQLDTLVDTSRRVNFEFFTNINLQYS, from the exons atggcttacgatccacgatatcccggtccccgagacagcagcattcttacattgcaggagcaccatcgatcacagactattttagatggcggc gagtccagacatcttcgtctacgacgatccgatgcagatttctggaggacagaggacatcccagatagagtgttagattatttacgatatctgggattttatggagtatatcggatcggtcgtatacagatggatgttggtcttattactgctatgcttgagagatggcgtccagagacacacacatttcatcttccatttggtgaggcgaccatcagtttacaggatgtcagcatccttactggactaccagttgatggagatccagttaccggacttgatcccacacttaccattccggagtggcaggctttgtgcttgcggttgttagggtttgagcccgacgcacatttttttgatcattcacgactcaggattgagtgtttggatgatcgttatcgtcattttcatattgcggatgatgcaccagaggagatggtgcagcagtatgttaggggtcaggtgctgcgattgttaggtggtgtcttgttacctgatacttcatcgaataagatgaagttgatgtttttgccattattagaggatttagatttcgctcgtcgactcagttggggcagtgcagtactagcttgtctataccgagctatgtgtcggggttcctatgctgatcagagcgagattggcggttatcttgtattattacag atttgggtatgggagcgtatgccgactatcagtccattacgacgacagttgcttgagatgccatcagagcagcaggatcctgatgttccattcagactagacggaccattaggatacag atggaacgttgcattcaacgttcatcacgtatcgacaagagtggcacgggtttatagatgccagttggatacattagttgatacatctagacgagtaaattttgaattttttacaaatatcaatttacagtattcataa